One window of the Danaus plexippus chromosome 25, MEX_DaPlex, whole genome shotgun sequence genome contains the following:
- the LOC116775348 gene encoding CCAAT/enhancer-binding protein-like, producing the protein MCCDTEDCEVETRTGTAGPLGPGGMESPQMYDQAAAPQPPPQPDLKKANEDKRNAFPPPDLDELNGQEISLDLQHLIEDQFRGEETMALFQEILPGARSPQQRSFPRTLAYMPQPVHSGASYVAPVPNNNHEQAPPIKEEPPEPHDFRRSVSCAQYTGQYNPQPPVGVSGPYGGGFTPLPPLGAPLLPPMLKHKPAPARRSSGKVLDKGTDEYRRRRERNNIAVRKSREKAKVRSREVEEKVKTLLREKEALLKRLEAVTGELSLHKQMYVHLINLNHPEITELCRSMLQLGAPHGNDHTL; encoded by the coding sequence ATGTGCTGTGACACGGAGGACTGTGAAGTGGAGACCCGCACAGGAACCGCTGGGCCCCTCGGCCCCGGCGGGATGGAATCCCCGCAAATGTACGACCAGGCCGCGGCGCCGCAGCCGCCGCCGCAACCAGACCTCAAGAAGGCCAACGAGGACAAACGGAATGCCTTCCCCCCGCCCGACCTGGACGAGCTCAATGGCCAGGAGATCAGCCTGGACCTGCAGCACCTCATCGAGGACCAGTTCCGGGGGGAGGAGACTATGGCCCTGTTCCAGGAGATACTGCCCGGGGCGAGATCCCCGCAGCAGAGATCGTTCCCGCGGACTCTGGCCTACATGCCGCAGCCCGTGCACTCGGGGGCCTCGTACGTAGCGCCCGTCCCCAACAACAACCACGAGCAGGCGCCGCCAATAAAAGAGGAGCCCCCGGAGCCCCACGACTTCAGGAGATCTGTTTCGTGTGCTCAGTATACGGGTCAATACAACCCCCAGCCTCCCGTGGGTGTGAGTGGTCCTTACGGTGGAGGATTCACGCCACTGCCTCCCCTGGGAGCACCCCTGCTGCCTCCCATGTTGAAACACAAGCCCGCCCCGGCCAGAAGGTCGTCAGGCAAGGTTCTGGACAAAGGTACCGACGAGTACAGGAGGCGAAGGGAACGAAACAACATCGCAGTACGGAAGTCACGCGAAAAGGCAAAGGTCAGGTCCCGGGAGGTGGAGGAAAAGGTGAAGACGCTGCTGAGAGAGAAAGAGGCTCTGCTGAAAAGGCTGGAGGCCGTGACGGGCGAGCTCAGCCTCCACAAACAGATGTACGTCCACCTCATAAACCTGAACCACCCTGAGATCACGGAGTTGTGCCGGTCGATGCTGCAGCTGGGTGCTCCCCATGGAAACGACCACACGCTCTGA